The Pseudonocardia broussonetiae DNA segment GGCCTGGTGTCGCCGGCGTCGTCGCCGTTCCTCGCCGTCGGCAACGGGGCGATCGCGCTGGCGCCGCAGTGGCTCGTCGAGTTCGCGAAGTCGGCGTTCGGCACGGCCGACAAGCCGGTGCTGCTCGCGGGGATGGCGCTCGTGCTCGCCGCGGCCGCCGCGGGTGCCGGCCTCGCCTCGCGCGCGCGGCCGCAGCCGGGCGTGCGGGCGATCACGGCGCTGGGCCTGCTGGGGTTCGCGGCCGTCGCCCTCTCCCCCGCGTTCACCCCCGTCGACCTGCTCGCCCCGGCCGCGTCCGCGGGCGCCGGGATCCTGGTGCTGCGCCGCCTGCACGCGCTCGCGCAGCCGCGCCCGGCCACCGCGGGCCCCGGCCGGCGGTCCGTGCTCGCCGGCGCCTCCGGCGTCGTCGCCTTCGGCGCGCTCGCCGCGGGCGGGCTCGGTCAGCTCCTCGGCGGGCGGCTCACCGGCTCCCGCGACGAGGTCACGGCCGCCCTGCGCGGGCTGCCGCGGGCCGAGCGCGCCCCCGCGGTCCCCGCCGGCGCCGCGTTCCCCGACCAGGGCACGCCCACGTTCCTCACGTCGAACGCCGACTTCTACCGCATCGACACCGCCCTGCGGATCCCCACGCAGACCGCCGCGGACTGGTCGCTGCGGATCCACGGGATGGTCGGGCGCGAGCTCGTCCTCACCTTCGACGACCTGCTCGCCCGCCCGCTGGTCGAGCGCACGATCACGATGATCTGCGTGTCGAACGAGGTCGGCGGGGAGTACGTGTCCACGGCCGACTTCGTCGGGGTCGACCTGCGGGCGATCCTGCTGGAGGCCGGCATCGCCCCCGGGGCCGACCAGGTGCTCTCCACCAGCAGCGACGGCCTGTGGACCGCGGGCACGCCCGTCGACGTCCTGCTCGAGCCCGACCGCGGCGCCCTGCTCGCCGTCGGCATGAACGGGGAGGCGCTGCCGCCCGAGCACGGCTTCCCGGTGCGGATGGTCGTGCCCGGGCTCTACGGGTACGTGTCGGCGACTAAGTGGGTCACCGACCTGGAGGTCACGACGTTCGGGGCGAAGCAGGCGTACTGGTTGCAGCGCGGGTGGGGCGAGCGCGGGCCGGTGAAGACGCAGTCGCGCATCGACGCGCCGCGCGGCTACGGCAGCACGCCCGCCGGGCGCGTCGCCGTGGCCGGGATCGCCTGGTCGCCGCCGCGGGGCGTCAGCCGGGTCGAGGTCCGCCTCGACGACGGCCCGTGGGCCGACGCCGAGCTCGCCACCGAGGTCGGCGGGCGCACCTGGCGCATGTGGCGGACCAGCGTCGACGTCGTCCCGGGCTCCCACGTCGTGGCCGTCCGGGCCACCGACGCCGACGGCACGACCCAGACCGAGGAGCGCGCCGACGTGCTGCCCGACGGCGCGACCGGGTACCACTCGGTGGTGTTCACGGCGTCCTGAGCGACGCCGCCCCGGGCGCGCCTGCGCAGCAGCACCCCCCGCAGCCGCCGCACCCCCTCGACCACGAACCCGACGGCCGTGGCGAAGCCGAACCCGACGAGCAGCGCCGTGACGGTGTCGTGCGCGAACGCCGCCCCGCCGACGAACCCGAGCAGCGCCGACCACGACGCCGACAGGACGGTCCCGGGCACGGTGAAGGCCACGAACCGCGACGGCGGGTAGCCGGTGGCACCGGCCGCGAGCGTCGCCACGGTGCGCCCGGCCGGCAGGAACCGGGCCGTCAGCAGGACCGTGCCGCCGCGGCGGTGCAGCAGCCGCGCGGCGCGGTCGTAGTTCTCCGCGCGGCTGCCGTGGGCGGCGTAGCGGCCCCGCACGGCCGGGCCCACCCCGCGCCCGATGAGGTAGCCCGCGCACTCGCCGAGGAACGAGCCGAACGCCGCCGCCGCGATCACCGCGACGAGGTTCTGCTCCCCGGTCACCGCCGACACCCCGGCGGCGATGATCAGGGCCTCGCTGGGCACCACGGGCAGCAGGGCGTCGACGACCGCCATCCCGACGATCACCGCGAGCAGCCACGGCGACGCCAGTGCCGCCTCGGTCACGAGCCGCAAGAGGTCCACGGGAGGAACGATGCCGCGGAGCGCCACCCGGTTACATCGGGAGGAAGTCGTAGATCCCTCAGGGATGACCCCGACCCCGGGGTGAACCGTGCCGCGGTCCCGTCCGTGTGGGAGGTGACGATCCGCTCCCCACGGAGGTTCCCCCATGTTCCGCAGCACCCCGGCGCTCGCCGCCGCCACCGCGATCGCCGCGATCGCCCTGACGGCCTGCGGCGGGTCCGGCGGCGGTGACGGGTACGGCGCGAGCGCCCCGGTGGCCGCGCCCGAGACCCTCGCCCCGCCCGCCGGCACCGTCCTCACCGCGAACAGCACGGCGCAGCTGGGCACCGTCGTCATCGACGGGCTGGGCTGGACGCTCTACCGCTTCGACGACGACACCGCCCAGCCCCCGGCGTCGAACTGCGCGGGCGACTGCGCCACGACCTGGCCGCCGGTGCTCGCCGAGCCCGGCACGCCGCTGACGGTCGACGGCATCGACCAGGCCGCCATCGGGACGATCACCCGCGCCGACGGCGGCGTCCAGCTCACGATCGGCGGCTGGCCGGTGTACCGCTACGCCGCCGACTCCGCGCCCGGCGCCACCGACGGCAACGGCAAGGGCGAGAAGTGGTTCGCGGTCACCCCCGAGGGCGGGCGGGCCGAGGCGCCCTGAGCCGCCGCGTCCCGACCTACCGCGCCGCGGTCAGCACCTCGTCGAGCACGCCCTTGCGGACGTCGTCGACGAGGTCGGAGAGCTGGCCGACGCTCATCTGGATGCGCTGGCCGAAGTCGTCGGTGATCACGATGCGCCTCTCCGGCGCCGCGGCGTCGTCGACGAACAGCTCCGGGCAGCCGCAGTTGCACTGGCCGCAGAACGTGGCGATGTGGCGCATGGATCTCACTCCCGGTGGTCGGACGATCACGATCCGATCAAGCGTAGGCGCCCGGGGCGGGAGGCGGAACCGCCCTGCAGCGCCCGCAGCAGCGGCGCCACCGGGGCGGGGCGGTCCGGGTCGGCCCGCCCGGCGGTGAGCGCGCGGACCGTCGCGAGGTGGGTCGCGAGGGGGGCGTGCGCGGGCTGGGTCTGCACGACGAGCTCGGTGGCCCACTCGCGCACCGGGTCGGCGCGCCAGCGCTCCCGCAGCGCCTCCGGCCGCTCCCCCGGCGCCACGGCCCGCACGGCCGCGACGCGCGGCTCGCCCGCGGCGCGGGCCCAGTAGCGCGCGAGGTGCGGGGCGGCGTCGGCGCGCCCGGTGATCAGCCCGAGGCCCCGCGCACCGGCGTCGGCGATGCCCCCGGGCGTGCCGGTGGCCTGCCACAGCCGCCCGTCGAGGCCGGGGGCGGCGGGCACGATGCGCGCGAGGTGCCCGCGCAGCGCGTCGACCGCGGCGGCGCAGTCGGCGTGGCGGCGGG contains these protein-coding regions:
- a CDS encoding molybdopterin-dependent oxidoreductase, with translation MSTTTDAPAPLLPRRTAALVGVLSVAAALGAGHLVAGLVSPASSPFLAVGNGAIALAPQWLVEFAKSAFGTADKPVLLAGMALVLAAAAAGAGLASRARPQPGVRAITALGLLGFAAVALSPAFTPVDLLAPAASAGAGILVLRRLHALAQPRPATAGPGRRSVLAGASGVVAFGALAAGGLGQLLGGRLTGSRDEVTAALRGLPRAERAPAVPAGAAFPDQGTPTFLTSNADFYRIDTALRIPTQTAADWSLRIHGMVGRELVLTFDDLLARPLVERTITMICVSNEVGGEYVSTADFVGVDLRAILLEAGIAPGADQVLSTSSDGLWTAGTPVDVLLEPDRGALLAVGMNGEALPPEHGFPVRMVVPGLYGYVSATKWVTDLEVTTFGAKQAYWLQRGWGERGPVKTQSRIDAPRGYGSTPAGRVAVAGIAWSPPRGVSRVEVRLDDGPWADAELATEVGGRTWRMWRTSVDVVPGSHVVAVRATDADGTTQTEERADVLPDGATGYHSVVFTAS
- a CDS encoding LLM class flavin-dependent oxidoreductase, which translates into the protein MRLGYLTHVAGADPARAYRDTVALAVAAEESGFSTFWVAQHHDGHLDGLLPSPLVLLAAVAQATSTIRLGTAVVTAACEDPRRLAEDAAVLDALSGGRLELGVGAGADEAASEAFGRDHARRHADCAAAVDALRGHLARIVPAAPGLDGRLWQATGTPGGIADAGARGLGLITGRADAAPHLARYWARAAGEPRVAAVRAVAPGERPEALRERWRADPVREWATELVVQTQPAHAPLATHLATVRALTAGRADPDRPAPVAPLLRALQGGSASRPGRLRLIGS